Proteins encoded in a region of the Diospyros lotus cultivar Yz01 chromosome 9, ASM1463336v1, whole genome shotgun sequence genome:
- the LOC127810208 gene encoding probable protein S-acyltransferase 7 gives MHKGGVPPPPVISDSDGQIFTHTHSNGSPPRLYQLWKGSNRFFLGGRLIFGPDFRSLFLTISLIVVPVILFCAFVSQRIVNEFPHHMGRVLVVFPVAFTAYIIFLLFLTSGRDPGIIPRNSHPPEPDDDLSWMSISWIGSQTGGPYLPPPVKEVIVNGMIIRVKYCQTCMLYRPPRCSHCSICNNCVERFDHHCPWVGQCIGKRNYRFFFMFIFSITFLCLYVFGFCWVNIRGIMFAYQCSLWKAFLKSPVSGILILYTFIVSWFVGGLTSFHLYLICSNQTTYENFRYRYDGKRNPYDVGCAGNFKEIFLSKIPHSRNNFRAQVDLESPSVSNSLSSHGRGTSQKNFDMEMEKQRPVDIEESGEIQVQIDSNGELERCRTQVRPASCESQSVIPTGTEKSLEGKEKTDGDH, from the exons ATGCACAAGGGTGGGGTTCCCCCGCCTCCCGTGATTTCCGATTCCGACGGGCAAATCTTCACCCACACCCACTCCAATGGCTCGCCTCCCCGGCTCTATCAGCTCTGGAAAGGGAGCAAC AGGTTCTTCCTTGGAGGCCGACTTATATTTGGTCCAGATTTCAGATCATTGTTCCTTACAATATCTCTAATTGTGGTTCCAGTAATCcttttttgtgcttttgtttCTCAAAGAATCGTCAATGAATTCCCACACCACATGGGTCGTGTTCTTGTAGTTTTCCCTGTTGCCTTCACAGCTTAT attatttttcttctctttctcacCTCTGGAAGAGATCCTGGCATTATTCCTCGAAATTCACACCCGCCAGAACCTGATGATGACCTCTCATGGATGTCCATAAGCTGGATTGGGAGTCAAACTGGTGGCCCATATTTACCACCACCTGTAAAAGAGGTTATTGTCAACGGGATGATTATCAGGGTCAAATATTGCCAGACATGCATGCTATATCGCCCGCCAAGATGTTCCCACTGCTCAATTTGCAATAATTGTGTTGAGCGCTTTGATCATCATTGCCCATGGGTGGGACAATGCATTGGGAAG AGGAATTACCGATTCTTTTTCATGTTCATATTTTCCATAACTTTCCTGTGCCTCTATGTTTTTGGCTTCTGCTGGGTAAACATCAGGGGTATAATGTTCGCATACCAGTGCAGCCTTTGGAAGGCTTTTCTCAAGTCACCTGTTTCAGGAATCCTTATACTGTACACTTTTATAGTTTCGTGGTTTGTAGGAGGACTCACTTCCTTTCATCTCTATTTAATTTGCTCCAACCAG ACAACCTATGAAAACTTTCGTTATCGATATGATGGCAAGAGAAATCCTTATGATGTCGGGTGTGCTGGCAATTTTAAGGAGATTTTTTTGTCTAAAATACCCCATTCCAGAAACAACTTCCGTGCACAGGTGGACTTGGAGTCACCTTCTGTCTCCAACAGTTTATCGTCTCATGGCCGGGGCACAAGCCAGAAAAACTTTGACATGGAGATGGAGAAACAACGACCTGTTGATATAGAGGAGTCGGGAGAGATACAGGTGCAGATCGATAGCAATGGTGAGTTAGAGAGATGTAGGACACAGGTAAGACCTGCAAGCTGCGAAAGCCAAAGTGTAATACCAACCGGGACTGAAAAAAGTCTAGAAGGCAAAGAGAAGACCGATGGAGACCATTGA